From a single Rutidosis leptorrhynchoides isolate AG116_Rl617_1_P2 chromosome 5, CSIRO_AGI_Rlap_v1, whole genome shotgun sequence genomic region:
- the LOC139849367 gene encoding uncharacterized protein produces the protein MTGELEVIHERTQLTPPSHEIWDLYTDGASCVEGAGVGLVLTNPSGEEHTYALRFDFDVTNNEAEYEALLAGLNLACKMNITQLRAYVDSQLVANQFNGSFEAHELSMQKYLKLMKESAEKFEFFELSQVSRSQNKKAEALSKLAALAFSHFQKQVWVEELPNKSIDGNLFVAVIEEVGPNWMDPIVNYLRNGTLPEDKKEAHLVRERAPMYVLENNMLYRKSYLGPLMRCVGPAEAATIVEEVHSGSCALHSGYKTIAGKIMRMGYFWPTLYCDVAQIVKRCKSCQRHAP, from the coding sequence ATGACGGGTGAATTagaggtgatccatgaaagaacgcAATTAACGCCACCTTCGCATGAAATCTGGGATTTATATACAGACGGTGCCTCATGTGTTGAAGGGGCAGGTGTGGGGCTAGTGTTGACAAATCCAAGTGGCGAAGAGCACACGTACGCACTACGCTTTGATTTTGATGTGACAAACAATGAGgctgaatatgaagcattgcttgcgGGATTGAATTTGGCATGTAAGATGAATATAACGCAGCTGCGCGCATATGTTGATTCACAACTGGTGGCAAATCAATTCAATGGCTCTTTTGAAGCGCATGAGTTGTCCATGCAGAAGTATTTGAAACTTATGAAGGAATCTGCAGAAAAGTTTGAGTTCTTTGAATTATCACAAGTGTCGAGAAGTCAAAATAAAAAAGCAGAGGCATTAAGCAAACTTGCTGCATTAGCGTTTTCACACTTTCAGAAACAGGTGTGGGTGGAAGAACTTCCTAATAAGTCCATTGATGGAAATTTATTTGTTGCGGTTATAGAAGAAGTTGGACCAAATTGGATGGATCCTATTGTCAATTATCTGCGAAATGGTACGTTGCCAGAAGATAAAAAGGAGGCTCATTTGGTACGCGAAAGAGCACCCATGTATGTACTTGAAAATAATATGTTATATCGTAAATCATATTTGGGACCATTAATGCGGTGTGTGGGACCTGCAGAAGCTGCAACCATTGTTGAAGAGGTGCATAGTGGATCTTGTGCTCTTCACTCAGGATATAAAACTATTGCTGGCAAGATAATGCGCATGGGCTATTTCTGGCCTACTCTATATTGTGATGTTGCGCAAATTGTTAAGCGGTGTAAAAGTTGTCAAAGACATGCACCGTAG